In one window of Photorhabdus laumondii subsp. laumondii DNA:
- a CDS encoding DUF6392 family protein — translation MSIKELINSLGKTADLLIEKQLIPTGKFEYLFEGDDEFLCMPEDGLTLVFEDKSRLLISVGITLITSGPRMKIYRGEMPPPFLSEMDKTKVKSVLGEPSETKGAVKLPVIGMVGGWDTYIDRMSDQYPNTRIIFAYSTDQKVSNITFKKI, via the coding sequence ATGAGTATTAAGGAGCTTATTAATAGCTTAGGGAAAACAGCAGATTTATTAATTGAAAAACAACTTATCCCGACAGGAAAGTTTGAATATTTGTTTGAAGGAGACGATGAATTTCTCTGTATGCCAGAGGATGGATTAACGTTAGTTTTTGAAGATAAATCAAGGTTGTTAATCTCAGTCGGTATTACTCTAATTACGTCTGGGCCAAGGATGAAGATTTATAGAGGTGAAATGCCGCCCCCATTTTTGTCTGAAATGGATAAGACAAAGGTTAAATCTGTGTTAGGAGAGCCATCAGAGACAAAGGGTGCTGTTAAATTGCCAGTTATTGGAATGGTTGGAGGATGGGATACTTATATTGACCGGATGAGCGATCAATACCCAAATACACGAATAATTTTTGCGTATTCTACAGATCAGAAGGTGAGTAATATAACGTTTAAAAAAATTTGA
- a CDS encoding HNH endonuclease signature motif containing protein, translating into MEPIYVMFNIPRNQPGVVTGRGQKIEGNWLSRAGQDMGAPIPSQIADKLRGRKFNNFDNFRNAFWKEVANDPEFSKQFKTANMGNMKKGKAPAPRKDEWKGKKKKYELHHKKPISKGGDVYNVDNISVVTPKRHGELHSWR; encoded by the coding sequence ATGGAGCCGATCTATGTGATGTTTAATATTCCTCGGAATCAACCGGGAGTGGTAACTGGTCGGGGACAAAAAATCGAAGGAAACTGGTTAAGTCGAGCAGGGCAAGATATGGGAGCACCAATTCCCAGTCAGATAGCAGATAAGTTGCGTGGGAGGAAGTTTAATAACTTTGATAATTTCAGAAATGCGTTTTGGAAAGAAGTTGCTAATGACCCTGAGTTTTCTAAGCAATTTAAAACTGCGAATATGGGAAATATGAAAAAAGGAAAAGCTCCAGCTCCAAGGAAAGACGAATGGAAAGGAAAAAAGAAAAAATACGAATTACATCATAAAAAGCCTATTTCTAAAGGTGGAGATGTTTATAATGTTGATAACATTAGTGTTGTTACGCCAAAGAGACATGGTGAACTACATAGTTGGAGGTGA
- a CDS encoding bacteriocin immunity protein, which translates to MENNVMNITENEFLSLIKKIFNGNFRTEEEESEAIDEFERISEHPSGGDLIFYPEDGIEDSPEGVLEVVKEWRTKNGKPGFKK; encoded by the coding sequence ATGGAAAATAATGTAATGAATATTACTGAAAATGAATTTTTATCCTTGATAAAGAAAATATTTAATGGAAATTTTCGAACAGAGGAGGAAGAATCAGAAGCTATAGATGAATTTGAAAGAATTTCAGAACACCCCTCTGGCGGTGATTTAATCTTCTATCCAGAAGATGGCATTGAAGATAGTCCTGAAGGTGTGCTTGAAGTAGTAAAGGAATGGAGAACCAAAAACGGCAAACCTGGCTTTAAAAAATAG
- a CDS encoding DUF6392 family protein, with product MADIMTMIKSLGQTVEQLVEKKLISDKKFEYLFEGADTFNYEPEAGLILVFDDKSRKLRSVEFTLISISGRSGNSEMYHGEMPPPFTLSMDKVAVRALLGEPDVTSGETKIPVIGVVGGHDCYIRKLHFIYPNTNIRVLYLIDLRVRGLVFEREI from the coding sequence ATGGCAGATATTATGACGATGATTAAAAGTTTAGGACAAACGGTGGAACAATTAGTTGAAAAAAAACTTATTTCTGATAAAAAATTTGAATACCTTTTTGAAGGAGCTGATACGTTTAATTATGAGCCTGAGGCTGGTCTTATCTTGGTATTCGATGATAAATCGAGAAAATTGAGGTCAGTTGAATTTACACTGATTAGTATTTCTGGACGTTCTGGAAATAGTGAAATGTATCATGGGGAAATGCCTCCTCCGTTTACTCTATCAATGGATAAAGTTGCTGTTAGAGCTTTGCTAGGCGAACCTGATGTTACCTCAGGGGAAACAAAAATTCCTGTTATTGGTGTTGTCGGCGGACATGATTGTTATATTCGTAAACTTCACTTTATATACCCCAATACAAATATTCGTGTCCTATATTTAATAGATTTGCGTGTTCGAGGATTGGTTTTTGAGAGGGAAATATAA
- a CDS encoding DUF6392 family protein, producing MTVNVESLINSLGRTYQDIYDEGLIPYKTKPTGFAGDSIVCLDMVKEGVFLSFHREGKRLKEITLTLFDEKNSLYQFTNELPSPLIPLMCRQWVHEQFGKPEKFLPPRKRLKKDIGWTELYSLLDFRIPTSMKFDYDLLEQVISVTFLPTSEVRW from the coding sequence ATGACGGTTAATGTTGAATCGTTAATTAATAGTTTAGGTAGAACCTACCAAGATATTTATGATGAGGGACTAATTCCTTATAAAACTAAACCAACAGGGTTTGCCGGTGATAGTATAGTATGCTTGGATATGGTTAAAGAAGGCGTTTTTCTGTCTTTCCATCGGGAAGGAAAGCGATTAAAAGAAATTACATTAACTTTGTTTGACGAGAAGAATTCTTTATACCAGTTTACTAATGAGTTGCCTTCACCATTAATTCCATTGATGTGCCGACAGTGGGTTCATGAACAATTTGGCAAACCAGAAAAATTTCTTCCACCGAGAAAAAGGCTCAAAAAAGACATTGGCTGGACTGAGTTATATTCATTGCTGGATTTTCGTATTCCGACCAGTATGAAGTTTGATTATGATCTATTGGAGCAAGTTATATCAGTGACATTCTTACCTACATCAGAAGTACGTTGGTAG
- a CDS encoding bacteriocin immunity protein, which yields MELKNKLEDYTEAEFLVLLNKIFDGECKTENEYHSLVKHIEIITDHPRRNGLIFYPENGVEDSPGGVLKVIKEWRAKNGKPGFKK from the coding sequence ATGGAACTGAAAAATAAGTTGGAAGATTATACAGAAGCTGAATTTTTAGTTCTGCTGAATAAAATCTTCGATGGTGAATGTAAAACTGAGAACGAATATCACAGTTTAGTAAAACATATTGAGATAATTACCGATCACCCCAGACGAAATGGACTAATTTTTTACCCAGAAAATGGAGTTGAAGATAGTCCAGGAGGTGTGCTTAAAGTTATAAAAGAATGGCGAGCTAAAAACGGAAAACCTGGCTTCAAAAAATAA
- a CDS encoding DUF6392 family protein: MKELIDNLGQTAEQIIEKEIIPANKFEYFFEGDEEFFYKPESGMRLVFDDVSKRLKSRQFTLINIYDNNGAYNGEIPYPFSHSVDRTIVRALMGEPDSADGPEKIPVIGMVGGYDSYTRKLSEQYPNTEIRFLYLADLRVHALIFEHIV, translated from the coding sequence ATTAAAGAGTTAATTGATAATTTGGGACAAACAGCAGAACAAATAATTGAAAAAGAGATTATTCCAGCTAATAAGTTTGAATATTTCTTTGAAGGAGATGAGGAGTTTTTTTATAAACCTGAATCAGGTATGAGACTTGTTTTTGATGATGTTTCGAAGCGGCTAAAATCGAGACAGTTCACATTGATTAATATCTATGACAATAACGGTGCATATAATGGAGAAATACCTTATCCATTTTCACATTCAGTGGATAGAACAATTGTTAGAGCACTTATGGGGGAACCAGATTCTGCTGATGGCCCAGAAAAGATCCCTGTCATTGGCATGGTTGGTGGATATGATTCTTATACACGTAAGTTGAGTGAGCAATATCCTAATACAGAAATTCGTTTTCTCTATTTGGCTGATTTACGGGTACATGCATTAATCTTTGAGCATATTGTATAA
- a CDS encoding DUF6392 family protein: MTINVEALISSLGKSYQEIFDEGLIPYKSKPRGDSGDDYVSLDMQKEGIFLAFNRTSKKLTHVTLTLIDEERPRYVYPNQLPFHRVNPMTRAFSFYRYQLIS, encoded by the coding sequence GTGACGATAAATGTAGAGGCGTTAATAAGCAGCCTGGGTAAATCTTATCAGGAAATTTTTGATGAAGGGTTAATTCCTTATAAGAGTAAGCCTAGAGGAGATTCTGGTGACGATTATGTGTCGCTAGATATGCAGAAAGAGGGGATATTTCTGGCTTTTAACCGGACCAGCAAGAAATTAACACATGTCACGCTGACATTGATCGATGAAGAACGGCCCCGCTATGTTTACCCAAATCAATTGCCATTCCATCGGGTTAATCCAATGACGCGTGCATTCAGTTTCTACCGATATCAACTCATCTCATAA
- a CDS encoding helix-turn-helix transcriptional regulator yields MLHEKTASAIAEELGERLKQARLNNDLTQAEIAELLGVTRKTVLNAEKGKVQLEIFVAIMAALNLTEQLDLFLPKQSISPIQLAKLQGKKRQRASGLRKNHIEEDTPEW; encoded by the coding sequence ATGTTACATGAAAAAACAGCTTCAGCAATTGCAGAAGAGTTGGGAGAACGCTTGAAACAAGCTCGACTAAACAATGATCTGACTCAAGCTGAAATTGCTGAGCTTTTAGGCGTCACAAGAAAAACTGTACTGAATGCTGAAAAAGGTAAAGTCCAATTAGAGATTTTTGTTGCCATTATGGCAGCATTAAACTTAACCGAACAATTAGATCTTTTTCTTCCCAAACAAAGTATATCTCCTATTCAACTCGCTAAACTTCAGGGAAAAAAACGACAACGGGCATCTGGTCTTAGAAAAAACCATATTGAAGAGGATACGCCAGAATGGTAA
- a CDS encoding type II toxin-antitoxin system HipA family toxin, producing MVMEVINVIYNQHEVGAMSFDPSKNLGLFQYDPSFIAKGIELSPLKMPLSNKIYSFPELDYHTFKGLPGLIADSLPDDFGNAVLNAWVAAQGKSPNDITPLQRLQYTGKRGMGALEYAPATKMRNLTSSKQVEIGSLVSIAQEILNSRGNFTAELINNGQEDREAMMSLLSVGMSAGGARPKAVLAFNEDFTQVRSGQVKVPDGFIHYLMKFDGVSEHNKNQETFGDPLGFGAMEYVYHLMAKDCGIDMMPCRLLHEGNRRHFITQRFDRLGNKKIHVQTLNGLAHVDYKKPGSFSYAELFFVARQLKLSAKAAEQLLRRMCFNIIARNHDDHAKNFAFILKGKKWDLAPAYDLAYSYKPDSRWVSSHWMSLNGKRDNFTRQDFYSLEKLSPLFTKKMVNGIIEETIEKVSAWSKVAADFGVPKSLIDLVDTNLRLNI from the coding sequence ATGGTAATGGAAGTTATCAACGTAATTTACAATCAACATGAAGTTGGTGCGATGAGTTTTGACCCTAGTAAAAACTTGGGCTTATTTCAGTACGACCCCAGCTTTATCGCTAAAGGGATCGAACTGTCTCCGTTGAAAATGCCTTTGTCAAATAAAATCTACAGTTTTCCAGAACTGGACTACCACACGTTTAAAGGGCTACCTGGATTGATTGCAGACTCATTGCCAGATGATTTTGGCAACGCTGTACTCAATGCATGGGTTGCAGCTCAAGGTAAATCTCCTAACGACATTACACCTTTGCAGCGACTTCAATATACTGGGAAAAGGGGGATGGGCGCTCTTGAATACGCACCAGCAACCAAAATGAGAAATCTTACTTCCTCAAAACAAGTAGAAATAGGTTCATTGGTTTCTATTGCCCAAGAAATTCTTAACTCCCGTGGAAATTTTACTGCTGAGTTGATTAATAATGGTCAGGAAGATCGCGAGGCCATGATGTCATTACTTTCCGTGGGTATGAGTGCTGGCGGAGCCAGACCCAAAGCTGTATTAGCCTTTAATGAGGATTTTACTCAGGTTCGCTCTGGTCAAGTTAAAGTTCCTGACGGTTTTATTCACTATCTTATGAAATTTGATGGTGTCAGTGAGCACAACAAAAATCAGGAAACCTTTGGTGATCCACTAGGCTTTGGAGCAATGGAATATGTATACCATTTGATGGCAAAAGACTGCGGTATAGACATGATGCCTTGCCGATTACTCCATGAAGGCAATAGGCGTCACTTTATCACACAGCGTTTTGATCGTCTGGGGAATAAAAAAATCCATGTCCAAACATTAAATGGACTTGCTCACGTTGACTATAAAAAACCAGGCTCCTTCTCCTACGCAGAACTTTTCTTTGTTGCTAGGCAGCTAAAACTATCGGCTAAGGCTGCTGAACAGCTACTAAGAAGAATGTGCTTTAATATCATTGCTAGAAATCATGATGATCACGCTAAAAACTTCGCGTTTATATTAAAAGGCAAAAAATGGGATTTGGCCCCGGCTTACGATTTAGCCTACAGTTACAAGCCTGACAGTAGATGGGTTAGCAGTCACTGGATGAGTTTAAATGGTAAAAGAGACAACTTCACTCGGCAAGATTTTTATTCATTGGAGAAACTAAGCCCACTATTCACCAAAAAAATGGTCAATGGGATTATTGAGGAAACCATAGAAAAAGTCTCTGCTTGGAGTAAGGTAGCCGCTGATTTTGGTGTACCAAAATCGTTGATTGATCTAGTTGATACAAATTTGAGATTGAATATCTAA